One window of Vitis riparia cultivar Riparia Gloire de Montpellier isolate 1030 chromosome 5, EGFV_Vit.rip_1.0, whole genome shotgun sequence genomic DNA carries:
- the LOC117914920 gene encoding uncharacterized protein LOC117914920 → MAGGNPKASSHKPSSSSSHRKSRWESGSNPDKKSGDSKPPNSSSTPKTPNNDPKQAPASTSGSSHPKPPADSVPTSAAAPVRPPVAGAPFLPDPTTFGPPPTPQYGFHMLERRTIVLADGSVRSYFALSPDYQDFPPPPPRAMDPAGRFLPMGPGHGPEPVGPGLGRFPPTGPMSPEGFRGERDDPYSRGRHQDYWNSLGLDGRGHPEGSMKRKYSEEDERDRREDRDRRDGNDEFARQRQQLLQYGNPSLNPNGYPLGGDRSEYLAGPSSPFRRGVMDPIRGDELRSSKYMRIGGGYEGFSRQGGVGDNVGLKHHNVDQNALKKAFIQFVKLINESASQRRLYLEDGKQGPLRCLACGRSSKDFPDMHALVMHTYNSNSDNANLLVDHLGLHKALCVLLGWNYSMPPDNSKTYQFLSADEAAANQDDLIMWPPTVIIHNTVSGKGKDGRMEGLGNKAMDNKLRDLGFGGGKSKSLYGRDGHQGITLVKFSGDQSGLKEAVRLSEFFEKDNHGRKGWARVQPLLPGRDSENNPNLVKVDERTGEKKRIFYGYLATASDLDKVDFETRKKVLIESKREYKPSN, encoded by the exons ATGGCCGGCGGTAACCCCAAGGCCTCTTCACACAAGccctcttcctcctcttctCACCGGAAGTCTCGCTGGGAGTCCGGCTCCAACCCGGATAAAAAATCGGGCGACTCCAAACCACCCAATTCCTCCTCCACCCCTAAGACCCCTAACAATGACCCAAAACAAGCCCCTGCTTCCACCTCCGGCTCTTCCCATCCCAAGCCTCCGGCTGATTCCGTCCCAACCTCTGCCGCCGCTCCAGTTCGTCCTCCGGTCGCTGGAGCCCCATTCCTTCCGGACCCTACCACGTTCGGGCCTCCTCCCACTCCTCAGTATGGATTTCACATGCTTGAACGCCGGACGATTGTTCTCGCCGATGGGAGCGTCAGATCGTATTTTGCACTTTCGCCGGACTATCAGGACTTTCCACCACCGCCGCCCCGAGCGATGGACCCTGCCGGGAGGTTCTTGCCTATGGGGCCTGGCCACGGCCCCGAACCCGTCGGTCCGGGGCTGGGCCGATTCCCTCCCACGGGACCGATGAGTCCCGAAGGGTTCCGCGGCGAACGTGATGATCCCTATTCTCGTGGCAGACATCAGGATTACTGGAATTCTCTAGGGCTAGATGGCCGTGGACACCCAGAAGGGTCGATGAAGAGGAAATACAGTGAAGAGGACGAGAGGGATAGGAGAGAAGACAGAGACAGGAGAGATGGCAATGATGAGTTTGCTAGGCAAAGGCAGCAGCTTTTACAGTATGGGAATCCTAGCTTGAACCCAAATGGGTATCCATTGGGGGGTGATCGCAGTGAATATTTGGCCGGACCTAGTAGCCCCTTCCGGAGAGGTGTTATGGACCCAATTCGTGGTGATGAATTGAGGTCTTCTAAGTATATGAGGATTGGAGGGGGTTATGAGGGGTTTTCCCGGCAAGGAGGTGTTGGGGATAATGTGGGTCTGAAGCACCATAATGTTGATCAAAATGCACTGAAAAAAGCTTTTATTCAGTTTGTAAAATTGATTAATGAAAGTGCATCACAGAGGAGATTGTACTTGGAGGATGGAAAGCAGGGCCCTCTTCGATGTCTAGCATGCGGCAG GTCTTCTAAAGATTTTCCAGATATGCATGCTCTTGTTATGCACACATACAACTCCAACTCAGATAATGCTAACTTGCTTGTGGATCACTTGGGCTTACACAAAGCTCTGTGTGTTCTATTGGGATGGAACTACTCAATGCCTCCTGATAACTCAAAGACATATCAGTTTTTGTCTGCTGATGAAGCAGCAGCAAACCAGGATGATCTGATTATGTGGCCGCCCACAGTCATCATTCATAATACAGTTTCAGGAAAGGGTAAAGATGGGCGCATGGAGGGTTTGGGAAACAAAGCTATGGATAATAAGCTTAGAG ATCTTGGATTTGGGGGTGGCAAGTCAAAGTCCTTATATGGGAGAGATGGTCATCAAGGCATCACCCTGGTTAAGTTTTCTGGTGACCAATCAGGGCTGAAGGAGGCTGTGCGGCTGTCAGAATTCTTTGAGAAGGATAATCATGGACGCAAGGGTTGGGCCCGTGTACAGCCTTTGCTACCAGGCAGGGACAGTGAGAACAATCCAAACCTTGTGAAGGTGGATGAGAGGACTGGGGAGAAGAAAAGGATCTTTTATGGCTATTTGGCAACTGCTTCTGATCTAGACAAGGTTGATTTTGAGACGAGGAAGAAGGTTTTAATAGAGAGTAAGAGGGAATATAAGCCATCGAATTAG